A window of Clostridium botulinum BKT015925 contains these coding sequences:
- a CDS encoding DUF3794 and LysM peptidoglycan-binding domain-containing protein, translating to MAIELIKESIEYNQLLEKATIDNVIKEEYVIPDIQPDVEKILMLDAKPKITNKEVMQNKVYVEGEIKCNVLYMATGDEGKEVYNVVYTKAFSSYADVDGAKADMDCTLECNIEHIECSIINERKIVIEGIIQMEAAVYKKYEFEVIKDVDSIDDIQLLKNPSSVDKIISTPNGELISKAHIQVPMDKPEIGKVLNCDVRVHKSDVKLIDEKVQVEAFTQIQILYKAADTKELCTIQEDIYVNDEVECLDITQFMESNTEFMVADVSFDVKEDDLGENRIIDVEALVKSQTKVVSKEEIDMIEDAYSPSKMLKMDKKAYELNAMLGQNTVETIVKENIDVKGPKPTEVVIALGDMFITDKKIVEDKVLVEGLLNVNILYKTEDENRKVAVITEEIPFSSGVDIPGAKIDMECITRVSLENLEAGVEAGTIAVKSVGKIYSNVNYVTHKEFLVDIEPLEDEVINKKASITIYVVQDGDTLWKIAKRYCTTVEDLIKINDLESENINVGQKLIIPGRAVI from the coding sequence ATGGCTATAGAATTGATAAAAGAGAGTATAGAATATAATCAACTTTTAGAAAAAGCGACAATTGATAATGTTATAAAAGAGGAGTATGTAATACCTGATATACAACCAGACGTAGAGAAAATTTTAATGTTAGATGCCAAACCTAAAATTACTAACAAAGAAGTTATGCAAAATAAGGTATATGTAGAAGGTGAAATTAAGTGTAATGTTCTGTATATGGCAACAGGCGATGAAGGAAAAGAAGTATATAATGTTGTATATACAAAAGCTTTTTCATCATATGCTGATGTTGATGGAGCTAAAGCGGATATGGATTGTACATTAGAATGCAATATTGAACATATAGAATGCAGTATAATAAATGAAAGAAAAATAGTTATAGAAGGAATTATACAAATGGAAGCTGCGGTATACAAAAAATATGAATTTGAAGTTATAAAAGATGTAGATTCCATAGATGACATACAACTTTTAAAGAATCCTTCTTCTGTTGATAAAATAATTTCAACACCTAATGGAGAACTTATAAGCAAAGCACATATCCAAGTTCCTATGGATAAGCCTGAAATAGGTAAGGTATTAAATTGTGATGTTAGGGTTCATAAAAGTGATGTTAAATTAATTGATGAAAAGGTACAAGTTGAGGCCTTTACACAAATACAAATTTTGTATAAAGCAGCGGATACTAAAGAATTATGTACAATACAAGAAGATATATATGTAAATGATGAAGTAGAATGCTTGGATATAACTCAATTTATGGAAAGTAATACAGAGTTTATGGTTGCAGATGTTTCGTTTGATGTAAAAGAAGATGATCTTGGAGAAAATCGTATTATAGATGTAGAGGCTTTAGTAAAATCGCAAACTAAAGTTGTAAGTAAAGAAGAGATAGATATGATAGAAGATGCATATTCTCCTTCTAAAATGTTGAAAATGGATAAGAAGGCATATGAACTTAATGCTATGTTAGGACAAAATACTGTAGAGACTATAGTTAAAGAAAACATAGATGTAAAAGGACCAAAACCAACAGAAGTTGTTATAGCGTTAGGCGATATGTTTATAACAGATAAAAAAATAGTTGAAGATAAAGTTTTAGTAGAAGGCCTTTTGAATGTAAACATATTATATAAAACAGAGGATGAAAACAGAAAGGTTGCTGTAATAACAGAGGAAATACCATTTAGTTCTGGAGTGGATATACCTGGTGCTAAAATAGATATGGAATGCATTACTAGAGTATCATTAGAAAACTTAGAAGCTGGAGTAGAAGCTGGTACTATAGCTGTTAAATCAGTGGGAAAAATTTATAGTAATGTTAATTATGTTACACATAAAGAATTTTTAGTTGATATAGAACCTTTAGAAGATGAGGTTATAAATAAAAAGGCTAGTATAACAATATATGTTGTGCAAGATGGTGATACTTTGTGGAAAATTGCTAAAAGGTATTGTACAACTGTGGAAGATTTAATTAAAATAAATGATTTAGAAAGTGAAAATATTAATGTAGGCCAAAAATTAATTATTCCTGGAAGAGCTGTTATATAA
- a CDS encoding Veg family protein has product MEGRNVLASIKTKMDDHIGEKVTLRANNGRRKIVVNSGVLEKTYPSIFVVRLQDDTQRTVTYSYSDVLTKTVQIDFAG; this is encoded by the coding sequence ATGGAAGGAAGAAATGTATTAGCGTCCATAAAAACTAAGATGGATGATCATATAGGAGAAAAAGTGACGCTAAGAGCTAACAACGGAAGAAGGAAGATTGTGGTAAATAGTGGAGTGCTAGAAAAAACATATCCAAGTATTTTTGTTGTTAGATTACAAGACGACACCCAAAGGACAGTCACATATAGTTATTCAGATGTTTTGACAAAAACAGTTCAAATAGACTTCGCTGGTTAA
- the yabG gene encoding sporulation peptidase YabG has product MKIGDIVVRKSYGKDITFKIIDIRNNDEDEVYVLKGINMRIIADSPIDDLEFATEDIIMKKEVTFNKKVNSRIRNILIQRNAEKKYRSPEEEKRGKNKTVKNSKKSESSMLFGRPGRVLHIDGDPEYLDVCLKTYKQLNVESVGYVISEREQPKQVPKLVSEIRPDIVVLTGHDAIIKGAKEYTDLNNYKNSKYFVQTVSELRTYEPNYDDLVIFAGACQSCYEAILDAGANFASSPNRVLIHCLDPVFICEKIAYTNVGKVVSIHDVVYNTITGVDGVGGLQTRGKYREGFPKSKYS; this is encoded by the coding sequence TTGAAAATTGGAGACATAGTAGTAAGAAAATCTTATGGAAAAGATATTACGTTTAAAATAATAGATATAAGAAATAATGATGAAGATGAGGTGTATGTGCTTAAGGGGATAAATATGAGGATAATAGCAGATTCACCAATAGATGATTTAGAATTTGCAACAGAAGATATTATAATGAAAAAAGAAGTTACATTTAATAAGAAGGTAAATAGTCGTATTAGAAATATACTTATACAAAGAAATGCAGAAAAAAAGTATAGATCCCCTGAAGAAGAAAAAAGGGGAAAAAATAAAACAGTTAAGAACTCAAAAAAAAGTGAATCTAGTATGCTCTTTGGAAGACCAGGAAGAGTGCTGCACATAGATGGAGATCCAGAATATCTGGACGTTTGTTTAAAGACTTATAAGCAACTAAATGTTGAGTCAGTGGGATATGTTATTTCAGAAAGAGAGCAACCAAAGCAAGTGCCTAAACTTGTTTCTGAAATAAGACCAGATATTGTAGTTTTAACAGGACATGATGCTATTATAAAGGGAGCCAAGGAATATACAGATCTTAATAATTATAAAAATTCTAAGTATTTTGTACAAACTGTTTCAGAGCTTAGAACATATGAGCCTAATTATGATGATTTAGTTATATTTGCAGGGGCATGTCAATCTTGTTACGAAGCTATATTAGATGCAGGTGCTAATTTTGCAAGTTCACCTAATAGGGTGTTGATTCATTGTTTAGATCCTGTATTTATATGTGAAAAAATAGCTTATACCAATGTTGGAAAAGTAGTATCTATTCATGATGTTGTGTATAATACCATAACTGGAGTCGACGGGGTAGGAGGTTTACAAACCAGAGGAAAATATAGAGAAGGATTTCCCAAATCTAAATATTCTTAA
- a CDS encoding CotS family spore coat protein, whose translation MMREFEIERQFDIRIESIKPNKGVYFLKTNKGNKCLKRINYGVQKLWFVYGAKEHLMNNGFNSVDKYNLNIEGEPYAIVNEDIYTLSEWIDGRECDFHNDDDIKKASKALAQMHIASKDYDPPENSKLKTDLGRWPHLMEKRVKALDKMRNMARKRNRKGDFDLNYIKSIEFYKELGKRAINVLDKSKYMDICAVTEQEKTFCHHDFTYHNIIIDENDGVNVIDFDYCKREVRAYDISNFITKVLKRRDWDINCAKLIIDSYNEVSNLSEEEYKVLFAFLLFPQRFWRLGNRYYYNEVNWATNTFNRKIQNLISEQDKYMNFIEEFKQVYNQKEDI comes from the coding sequence ATGATGAGGGAGTTTGAAATAGAAAGACAATTTGATATTAGAATTGAAAGTATAAAGCCTAATAAGGGAGTATACTTTTTAAAAACCAATAAGGGAAATAAGTGCCTTAAGAGAATAAACTATGGTGTTCAAAAACTTTGGTTTGTTTATGGTGCAAAAGAGCATTTGATGAACAATGGATTTAATAGTGTAGATAAGTATAATTTAAATATTGAAGGAGAGCCTTATGCCATAGTTAATGAAGATATATATACATTATCTGAATGGATTGATGGAAGAGAGTGTGATTTTCATAATGATGATGATATAAAAAAAGCTTCCAAGGCATTAGCACAAATGCATATAGCATCAAAGGATTATGATCCACCAGAGAACAGTAAGTTAAAGACTGATTTAGGTAGATGGCCACATCTTATGGAAAAAAGAGTGAAAGCTTTAGATAAAATGAGAAATATGGCTAGAAAGAGAAATAGAAAAGGTGACTTTGATTTAAACTACATTAAAAGTATAGAGTTCTATAAGGAATTAGGAAAAAGGGCTATAAATGTTTTAGATAAATCCAAATATATGGATATATGTGCTGTTACTGAGCAGGAAAAAACTTTCTGTCATCATGATTTTACTTATCATAATATAATAATTGACGAGAATGATGGTGTTAATGTAATAGATTTTGATTATTGTAAAAGAGAAGTTAGAGCTTATGATATATCAAATTTTATAACAAAGGTACTTAAAAGAAGAGACTGGGACATAAATTGTGCAAAACTTATAATAGATTCTTATAATGAAGTAAGTAACTTAAGTGAAGAAGAATATAAGGTGTTATTTGCATTTTTACTATTTCCTCAACGTTTTTGGAGACTTGGAAATAGATATTATTATAATGAAGTAAATTGGGCTACTAATACTTTTAATAGAAAAATACAAAATTTAATTTCTGAACAAGATAAATATATGAATTTTATTGAGGAGTTTAAACAAGTATATAATCAAAAAGAAGATATATGA
- a CDS encoding glycosyltransferase family 4 protein, whose translation MKIGIDARAAKWYRGTGIGTYTYQLVNSLNKIDDLNQYLIFMPQSSTYDIKFKNNYKIKNITKDMKGEFWDEVNIPNILKNQDIDLYHVPQNGVGLPKDKTSPFVITLHDIIPYKMPETVGPTYLEIFKKEMPNIISRCDGILTVSNYSKQDIIDAFNYPEEKIFVTHLANEDIYFPRDKVKCKNFISKNYGINDDYILYVGGFSPRKNIIGLIEAFSKFKNNNLKLIIVGKQGKSYALYKNTAEKLHISDKVIFPGFIPLEHMPIFYNACKLFVYPSLYEGFGLPPIEAMACGAPIITSNLTSLPEVVGNAGLLINPYNIDELHQAMDKVLQDHILRNSLVKKSLTRSSKFSWTKTAKDTLTAFQTIAGYKK comes from the coding sequence ATGAAAATAGGAATTGACGCTCGAGCAGCAAAATGGTATAGAGGAACCGGTATTGGCACCTATACTTATCAACTTGTTAACTCCTTAAATAAAATAGATGATTTAAATCAATACTTAATTTTTATGCCTCAAAGTAGTACTTATGATATAAAATTTAAAAATAATTATAAAATAAAAAACATTACTAAAGACATGAAAGGTGAATTTTGGGATGAAGTAAACATACCAAATATTTTAAAAAATCAAGATATAGATTTATATCATGTACCTCAAAATGGAGTTGGTCTTCCTAAAGATAAAACTTCACCTTTTGTAATAACTTTACATGATATAATTCCTTATAAAATGCCAGAAACAGTCGGTCCAACTTATCTTGAAATTTTCAAAAAAGAGATGCCAAATATAATTTCAAGATGTGACGGCATACTAACTGTATCTAATTATTCAAAACAAGATATAATAGATGCCTTTAATTATCCTGAAGAAAAAATTTTCGTAACACATCTTGCCAATGAGGATATATATTTTCCTAGGGATAAGGTTAAATGTAAAAATTTCATTAGTAAAAATTATGGTATAAATGATGACTATATATTATATGTAGGTGGTTTTAGTCCTAGAAAAAATATCATCGGATTAATAGAAGCTTTTAGTAAATTTAAAAATAATAACTTAAAATTAATTATAGTAGGTAAACAAGGTAAATCATATGCCCTTTATAAAAACACCGCTGAAAAACTCCATATTTCTGATAAGGTTATATTTCCTGGATTTATACCATTAGAACATATGCCTATATTTTATAATGCATGTAAACTTTTTGTATATCCATCTCTTTATGAAGGATTTGGATTACCTCCAATTGAAGCCATGGCCTGTGGAGCTCCTATAATTACTTCAAATCTAACATCCCTTCCTGAAGTTGTAGGAAATGCAGGTCTTTTAATAAATCCCTATAATATCGATGAACTCCACCAAGCTATGGACAAAGTTTTACAAGATCATATCTTAAGAAACTCGTTAGTGAAAAAATCTTTAACACGAAGTTCAAAATTCAGCTGGACTAAAACTGCTAAAGATACTCTAACGGCATTTCAAACTATTGCAGGATATAAAAAGTGA
- the cysK gene encoding cysteine synthase A produces the protein MKIFKNMVELIGNTPLVELSNYSENNKLNTKLIAKVEYFNPGGSVKDRVGYYMIKDAEEKGIINKDTVIIEPTSGNTGVGLALTAAIKGYRIIIIMPESMSIERRKTLTAYGAELILTPADKGMKGAIEKANELANEIPNSFIAGQFDNPANARAHRETTAEEIWNDTEGKIDIFVAGIGTGGTITGVGEGLKKKNPNIKIIAVEPKNSAVVLGENAGQHKIQGIGAGFIPEVLNVNIIDEIIKISDNDAFKTTKELVQTEGVFVGISSGAAVEAAKIVAKREENRGKNIVVLLPDTGLRYLSTPVFD, from the coding sequence ATGAAGATATTCAAAAATATGGTTGAATTAATAGGGAACACACCACTTGTAGAATTATCTAATTATAGTGAAAATAATAAATTAAATACAAAGCTTATAGCAAAAGTAGAGTATTTTAATCCAGGTGGAAGTGTTAAAGATAGAGTAGGGTATTATATGATAAAAGATGCTGAGGAAAAGGGAATTATAAATAAGGATACAGTTATAATAGAACCTACCAGTGGAAATACTGGAGTAGGACTTGCGTTAACAGCAGCAATAAAGGGATATAGAATTATTATAATAATGCCTGAGTCTATGAGTATAGAGAGAAGAAAGACACTTACTGCTTATGGAGCAGAACTAATACTTACACCTGCTGATAAGGGCATGAAAGGAGCTATTGAAAAAGCTAATGAATTAGCAAATGAAATTCCTAATTCATTTATTGCGGGTCAATTTGATAATCCAGCTAATGCTAGAGCACACAGGGAAACTACAGCTGAGGAAATATGGAATGATACAGAGGGTAAAATAGATATTTTTGTTGCTGGAATTGGAACAGGTGGAACAATAACAGGGGTTGGCGAGGGATTAAAGAAAAAAAATCCTAATATAAAGATTATAGCTGTAGAACCTAAAAATTCAGCGGTTGTATTAGGTGAAAATGCAGGTCAACATAAAATTCAAGGAATAGGTGCTGGATTTATTCCAGAAGTTTTGAATGTAAATATTATAGATGAGATAATAAAGATTAGTGATAATGATGCTTTTAAAACAACTAAAGAACTTGTTCAAACAGAGGGAGTATTTGTTGGGATATCTTCTGGGGCTGCTGTTGAAGCAGCCAAAATAGTAGCAAAACGAGAAGAAAATAGAGGCAAAAATATAGTAGTATTGTTACCGGATACTGGGCTAAGGTATTTATCTACACCTGTATTTGATTAG
- a CDS encoding sirohydrochlorin cobaltochelatase — MNTLNKKSILVVSFGTSYEDTRKVTLDAIEEKIAKEFKDYTVRKAYTSNMIIKKLKERDGIYIDTPREALSKLKEEGYEEIIVQPLHIMPGIEYDEIKLVVNKFIEEGCFKKVVLGKPLLYKTKDYEIAIDAIKDDLKKIREDKALILMGHGSIHYANSCYALLDYILKTNGYENAYVATVEETPTLNDVIKRLKEKKIKEVTLKPFMVVSGDHAKNDMAGDDKDSWKKVLEKEGFKVNIDLCSLGENDNIRNIYISNIKKAL; from the coding sequence ATGAACACTTTAAATAAAAAATCCATATTAGTTGTTAGTTTTGGAACAAGTTACGAAGATACTAGAAAAGTAACATTAGATGCTATAGAAGAAAAAATAGCAAAAGAATTTAAAGATTATACTGTTAGAAAAGCATATACATCTAATATGATAATAAAGAAGTTAAAAGAAAGAGATGGTATCTATATTGATACTCCAAGGGAAGCTCTAAGTAAGTTAAAAGAAGAGGGGTATGAAGAAATAATTGTTCAACCTCTACATATAATGCCAGGTATTGAATATGATGAAATTAAATTAGTTGTAAATAAATTTATTGAAGAAGGCTGTTTTAAAAAAGTAGTTCTTGGAAAACCTTTATTATATAAGACAAAAGATTATGAAATAGCAATAGATGCTATAAAAGATGATCTTAAAAAAATCAGAGAAGATAAAGCATTAATTTTAATGGGGCATGGGTCTATTCATTATGCCAATTCATGCTATGCACTTTTAGATTATATATTAAAGACTAATGGATATGAAAATGCGTATGTTGCAACTGTAGAAGAAACACCTACATTAAATGATGTTATAAAGAGGTTAAAAGAGAAAAAAATAAAAGAGGTAACGTTAAAACCATTTATGGTAGTTTCGGGAGATCATGCCAAGAATGATATGGCAGGAGACGATAAAGATTCGTGGAAAAAAGTATTAGAGAAAGAAGGATTCAAGGTTAATATAGATCTTTGTTCTCTTGGAGAAAATGATAATATAAGAAATATATATATTAGTAATATAAAAAAGGCCCTTTAA
- a CDS encoding cobalt-precorrin-6A reductase → MIGVVVGTSEGKEILSLLNEFTEDIFVSTATKYGGELLENYKYKILNTHPLDIEGFKKIITDNSINIFIDASHPYAIEVSKNIIEACKCSGIIYFRYERPSIIEEFKNYKNIIRVKDYKELKEKLKNINGTILDTTGSKNIQKIIDMNLNSRIVHRVLPSSSVIKKCIDLGVKIENLIAIKGPISYELNKAFIKEYNAEVLIMKDSGTAGGTYEKAKAIMDMNINGFIIERENIEYKNKFTSIEELIDKVKGENNEHFK, encoded by the coding sequence GTGATAGGAGTAGTAGTTGGAACTAGTGAAGGAAAAGAAATTTTATCACTTTTAAATGAATTTACAGAAGATATTTTTGTATCAACTGCTACAAAATATGGAGGAGAACTATTAGAAAACTATAAATATAAAATACTTAATACACATCCATTAGATATAGAAGGATTTAAGAAAATCATAACAGATAATAGTATAAATATTTTTATAGATGCATCTCATCCGTATGCCATAGAGGTTAGTAAAAATATTATAGAAGCGTGTAAATGTAGTGGAATTATATATTTTAGATATGAACGACCTTCAATTATAGAAGAGTTTAAAAACTATAAAAATATAATAAGGGTCAAAGACTATAAGGAACTAAAAGAAAAGCTTAAAAATATTAATGGAACTATTCTAGATACTACGGGAAGCAAAAATATACAAAAGATTATTGATATGAATTTAAATAGTAGAATAGTACATAGGGTACTTCCAAGTAGTTCAGTTATAAAAAAATGTATTGATTTAGGAGTTAAAATAGAGAATTTAATAGCAATAAAGGGACCCATAAGTTATGAACTTAATAAGGCTTTTATAAAAGAATACAACGCAGAAGTTCTTATAATGAAAGATAGTGGGACTGCTGGTGGAACATATGAAAAGGCTAAGGCCATTATGGATATGAATATAAATGGGTTCATAATTGAAAGAGAAAATATAGAGTATAAAAATAAATTCACTAGCATAGAGGAATTAATTGATAAAGTTAAAGGAGAAAATAATGAACACTTTAAATAA
- the cobJ gene encoding precorrin-3B C(17)-methyltransferase: protein MNENKGKLYVIGIGPGSLEEMSIRAKNAIEESDIIVGYTKYIELIKPLINGKKVFSTGMMGEIERVKYALSESKDKVVSIISTGDAGIYGMAGPILEMGEDEDIIVIPGITAASSAASLLGAPLMHDNCNISLSDLLTPYEVIKNRVECAAKGDFIISLYNPKSKGRPHYLRECLNIIKRYRNSDTPIGIVKNALREGQEITITNIEKFSDDIVDMMSIVVIGNSKSYIKNSKFITPRGYENKARGEVK from the coding sequence ATGAATGAAAATAAAGGAAAATTGTATGTTATAGGTATAGGTCCAGGTTCTTTAGAAGAGATGAGTATAAGAGCTAAAAATGCTATAGAAGAAAGCGATATTATAGTTGGATATACTAAATATATTGAACTTATAAAACCCCTTATTAATGGAAAAAAAGTTTTTTCAACTGGAATGATGGGGGAAATTGAAAGAGTAAAGTACGCTTTAAGTGAATCAAAAGATAAGGTAGTGTCAATAATTAGTACTGGTGATGCTGGAATATATGGAATGGCAGGTCCTATTTTAGAAATGGGAGAAGATGAAGATATAATTGTAATTCCAGGAATTACGGCAGCATCTTCAGCGGCATCTTTGCTTGGAGCACCACTTATGCATGATAATTGCAATATAAGTTTAAGTGATTTATTAACTCCTTATGAAGTAATAAAAAATAGGGTTGAATGTGCGGCCAAGGGGGATTTTATAATATCGTTATATAATCCCAAAAGTAAAGGAAGACCTCATTATTTAAGAGAATGTTTAAATATAATAAAGAGATATAGAAATAGTGATACTCCAATTGGGATTGTTAAAAATGCTCTTAGGGAAGGACAAGAGATTACTATTACTAATATAGAAAAATTTAGTGATGATATTGTAGATATGATGAGTATAGTCGTTATAGGAAATAGTAAAAGTTATATAAAGAATAGTAAATTTATAACTCCAAGAGGATATGAAAATAAAGCTAGAGGAGAAGTAAAGTGA
- the cbiG gene encoding cobalt-precorrin 5A hydrolase, with protein MKIVIISVTSSGDRIANYINEIISTDKFLKDDVKNLGIKNIVEKYFKKENTIIFIASTGIAIRSIAPYIHSKDNDPAVLVIDSTCKFVISLLSGHLGGANNMTLKIASIINAEPIITTATDNMGIVAPDIIAKENNYVIDDLKRAKEISAMLVDNKRVAYIEECFGRNSKVKEVPKGYVNTINNADGLVIVTNKYNLDFNTTYLKLINKNIVLGIGCKRGISEEYMKEKIFKILKVYNIDKRAVKIISTVEIKKNEKAILHMVDEFKCDFRTFTIDSLKKVEHNYEGSDFVKSIIGVRAVAEPSVELAGAVPITKKLKLNGITLCIGILK; from the coding sequence ATGAAAATTGTTATTATAAGTGTCACAAGTAGTGGTGATAGAATTGCAAATTACATAAATGAAATTATATCTACAGATAAATTTTTAAAAGATGATGTTAAAAATTTAGGAATTAAAAATATTGTAGAGAAGTACTTTAAAAAAGAAAATACAATCATTTTTATAGCCTCTACAGGAATAGCAATAAGATCGATAGCACCATATATACATAGTAAAGATAATGATCCAGCGGTTTTAGTTATAGATAGTACATGTAAATTTGTTATAAGTCTTTTAAGTGGACATTTAGGCGGTGCTAATAATATGACATTAAAAATAGCATCTATAATAAATGCTGAACCTATTATAACAACAGCTACAGATAATATGGGTATAGTTGCACCTGATATCATTGCAAAAGAAAATAACTATGTAATAGATGATTTAAAAAGAGCGAAAGAAATTTCGGCAATGTTAGTTGATAATAAAAGAGTTGCTTATATAGAAGAGTGTTTTGGTAGAAACTCTAAAGTAAAAGAGGTTCCTAAAGGGTATGTAAATACTATTAATAATGCTGATGGATTAGTTATAGTTACAAATAAATATAATTTAGATTTTAATACAACATATCTTAAGCTTATAAATAAGAACATAGTTTTAGGGATAGGATGTAAAAGAGGGATTTCAGAGGAATATATGAAAGAAAAAATATTTAAAATTCTGAAGGTGTATAACATAGATAAAAGAGCAGTAAAAATTATATCAACAGTAGAAATAAAAAAGAATGAAAAGGCAATTTTGCATATGGTAGATGAATTCAAATGTGATTTTAGGACATTTACTATAGATAGTTTGAAAAAAGTTGAGCATAATTATGAAGGCAGTGACTTTGTAAAAAGTATAATAGGGGTTAGGGCAGTAGCGGAGCCGAGCGTTGAGTTAGCAGGAGCAGTTCCAATTACAAAGAAGCTAAAACTAAATGGAATTACATTATGTATCGGAATTTTAAAATAG
- the cobM gene encoding precorrin-4 C(11)-methyltransferase has protein sequence MITFVGAGPGDVELITIKGRRAIEDADIVIYAGSLVAKEHLEFCKNGVAIYNSASMNLEEVIDVMKNNKDKNIVRLHTGDPSIYGAIKEQMDELDKINLEYKVIPGVSSFTAAASSIKREFTLPGVSQTVILTRIEGRTPVPEKERLEKLASIGASMAIFLSVSMIEKVVKSLKDGYKRNVPIAVIQRATWNDEKIVMGTLDDIAEKVKKENITKTAQILVGDFIDCEYEKSLLYDKNFSHMFRK, from the coding sequence ATGATAACATTTGTAGGGGCAGGTCCAGGAGATGTAGAGTTAATAACTATAAAAGGAAGAAGAGCAATTGAAGATGCAGATATAGTTATATACGCCGGTTCTCTTGTTGCAAAAGAACATTTGGAATTTTGTAAGAACGGAGTGGCAATCTATAACTCTGCATCTATGAATTTAGAGGAAGTTATAGATGTAATGAAAAATAATAAAGATAAAAATATAGTTAGACTTCATACCGGAGATCCTTCTATTTATGGTGCTATAAAAGAGCAAATGGATGAACTTGATAAAATTAATTTAGAGTATAAGGTAATACCAGGAGTAAGTTCATTTACAGCAGCGGCATCATCTATTAAAAGGGAATTTACTCTTCCTGGAGTTAGTCAGACTGTAATACTTACAAGAATAGAAGGTAGAACGCCTGTACCGGAAAAAGAAAGACTAGAAAAGCTAGCATCAATCGGAGCTAGTATGGCAATTTTTCTTTCGGTATCAATGATTGAAAAAGTAGTTAAAAGCTTAAAAGATGGTTATAAGAGAAATGTACCTATAGCTGTAATTCAAAGGGCTACATGGAATGATGAAAAAATAGTTATGGGAACTCTTGATGATATAGCTGAAAAAGTAAAAAAAGAAAATATAACTAAGACTGCTCAGATACTTGTTGGCGATTTTATTGATTGTGAATATGAAAAAAGTCTTCTATATGATAAAAACTTTTCTCATATGTTTAGAAAGTAA
- a CDS encoding cobalt-factor II C(20)-methyltransferase, which produces MAKLYGIGVGPGDKELLTIKAVRTIEKCDVIVAPSAMAKGESIALNAAKDYIKEGTEVVVKHFPMGKANTDEKVKEIYDFIAEKLKEGKNVAFLTIGDAYIYSTYVHLLKYINEKGFEVETIAGIPSFCASASIANIPLVMGENSLKILPASKVEEIKDEKYVVLMKVYNNAQRALDFLDDNKFSYVYIKNAGREGEVVLTNREDILKEAGYMSLIIANRV; this is translated from the coding sequence ATGGCTAAATTATATGGAATAGGTGTAGGACCAGGAGATAAAGAGTTATTGACAATAAAGGCAGTAAGAACTATAGAAAAGTGTGATGTTATTGTAGCACCATCAGCTATGGCTAAGGGAGAAAGTATAGCTTTAAATGCTGCAAAGGATTATATAAAAGAAGGTACCGAAGTTGTAGTTAAACACTTTCCAATGGGTAAAGCTAATACAGATGAAAAAGTTAAAGAAATATATGATTTTATAGCTGAAAAATTAAAGGAAGGTAAAAATGTAGCTTTTCTAACTATAGGAGATGCGTATATTTATAGTACATATGTACATCTTTTAAAATATATAAACGAAAAAGGATTTGAGGTTGAAACTATAGCTGGAATACCGTCATTTTGTGCGTCAGCATCAATTGCAAATATACCACTTGTTATGGGAGAAAATTCACTTAAAATACTTCCGGCATCAAAAGTTGAAGAAATAAAAGATGAAAAGTATGTGGTTCTTATGAAAGTTTATAATAATGCACAAAGGGCATTAGATTTTCTTGATGATAATAAATTCTCTTATGTATATATAAAAAATGCAGGAAGAGAAGGAGAAGTTGTATTAACAAATAGAGAAGATATTTTAAAAGAAGCTGGCTATATGAGTCTTATTATAGCAAATAGAGTTTAG